Proteins from a genomic interval of Bradyrhizobium sp. CCBAU 53340:
- a CDS encoding TetR/AcrR family transcriptional regulator — MPASAYTRAKQPEQVRRALLDCAADIALDHGVSGITVQAVAAAAGVTKGGLFHHFGSKQALIEGLFADLLARVDAEIDAAIEADSKPRGSFTRAYVNAVFTGKAFGFATPWAALSMVVVTDPSLRKLWNDWMKARLKRHRTTDAAPELQIVRLAADGAWLSFVTTGQTRMNADLRAVHDRLIEQTYRRA, encoded by the coding sequence ATGCCGGCAAGCGCCTACACCCGCGCCAAGCAGCCCGAGCAGGTGCGACGCGCCCTGCTCGACTGCGCGGCCGATATCGCCTTGGACCACGGCGTCTCCGGCATCACTGTGCAGGCCGTGGCAGCGGCGGCCGGCGTCACCAAGGGTGGGTTGTTCCATCATTTCGGAAGCAAGCAGGCACTCATCGAAGGCCTGTTCGCCGACCTGCTCGCCCGGGTCGATGCCGAGATTGACGCGGCCATCGAGGCGGATTCGAAACCGCGGGGCAGCTTCACCCGCGCTTATGTGAATGCGGTATTCACCGGCAAGGCCTTCGGCTTCGCCACGCCGTGGGCGGCGCTGAGCATGGTGGTGGTCACTGATCCGTCGCTGCGCAAGCTCTGGAACGACTGGATGAAGGCACGCCTAAAACGCCACCGCACCACCGATGCGGCGCCAGAGCTCCAGATCGTGCGTCTCGCCGCCGACGGCGCCTGGCTGTCCTTCGTCACCACGGGACAGACACGCATGAACGCCGACTTGCGCGCCGTCCACGACCGCCTGATCGAACAGACCTATCGGCGCGCCTGA
- a CDS encoding SH3 domain-containing protein, with protein MRLRTALVAALLLAPTAALAAPGIVTVSTGLRAGPGAGFPLVDRIPEGARVNIHGCLRGDAWCDVSFSDDRGWVSSQYLEYLYRNHYVYLPDYVDEIDVPVVPFVLSSYWSSYYEGRPWYRRHAYWDSYWTSHERFATQITVDPRAARIGRAATHDAAVALEREGIRGKSNVNGAAAISGRDAATARRDAAITKRDAAITKRDAAVTADRTGAGRSERIAHERTAVQGRNPRDAQARMMHEPTAARAAARAQPMARAHEAPRMSAAPAARPAMPHVAQPNVSHGAPMNAHAQMPAPRAAAPAPAMAHPGGGGGGAPHVNAAAPHGGGAPGGHEKH; from the coding sequence ATGAGACTGAGAACCGCTTTAGTTGCAGCACTGCTGCTCGCCCCGACGGCCGCATTGGCCGCGCCTGGCATCGTCACCGTCTCGACCGGCCTGCGCGCCGGTCCGGGTGCCGGCTTTCCCCTGGTCGATCGCATCCCCGAGGGCGCCCGCGTCAACATCCATGGTTGCCTTCGCGGCGATGCCTGGTGCGACGTGAGCTTCTCCGACGACCGCGGCTGGGTGTCGTCGCAATATCTCGAATATCTCTACCGCAATCACTACGTCTATCTTCCCGACTATGTCGACGAGATTGACGTGCCGGTCGTTCCCTTCGTGTTGAGTTCGTACTGGTCGAGCTACTACGAGGGACGTCCCTGGTATCGCCGCCATGCTTACTGGGACAGCTACTGGACGTCGCACGAGCGTTTCGCGACGCAGATAACGGTTGATCCGCGCGCTGCTCGCATCGGTCGCGCGGCGACGCATGACGCAGCAGTCGCGCTGGAGCGCGAAGGCATTCGTGGCAAGAGCAATGTCAACGGTGCCGCCGCAATCTCCGGGCGGGATGCTGCGACCGCACGGCGTGACGCCGCCATCACGAAGCGTGACGCTGCCATTACGAAGCGCGACGCTGCGGTGACGGCGGACCGGACCGGCGCCGGGCGGAGCGAGCGCATCGCGCATGAGCGGACCGCCGTGCAGGGGCGCAATCCCCGCGATGCGCAGGCGCGCATGATGCACGAGCCGACTGCTGCCCGAGCCGCGGCGCGCGCGCAACCGATGGCCCGTGCACATGAAGCGCCGCGCATGTCAGCTGCGCCGGCGGCTCGGCCCGCGATGCCGCACGTCGCTCAGCCGAATGTCAGCCATGGCGCACCGATGAATGCGCATGCGCAGATGCCGGCGCCGCGCGCGGCCGCACCCGCACCTGCGATGGCGCATCCCGGCGGCGGTGGTGGCGGTGCTCCGCACGTCAATGCCGCAGCTCCGCACGGTGGCGGCGCACCCGGCGGCCACGAGAAACACTAG
- a CDS encoding FAD-binding monooxygenase: MQFHLNGFQPGDPEIADPADRVQAAGAVGAVPGEVDVLIVGCGPAGLTLAAQLAQFADIKTCIVEQKPGRLTVGQADGIACRTMEMFHAFGFSERVLKEAYWVNETTFWKPDERMPERIVRSGRVQDVEDGLSEFPHVILNQARIHDGFLDVMRKSPAKLEPYYGRRLLDLQIDTAADPADPAVTVRLQGVDGADESKVETIKARYVVGCDGARSTVRKSIGRELHGDSANHAWGVMDVLAVTDFPDIRFKSLIQSAKDGSLLIIPREGGYMVRIYVELAKLDVGERVANRNITAEDVIAKAQRILKPHTLEVKEIAWWSVYEIGQRLTDKFDDVPEAEITMRLPRIFIAGDACHTHSPKAGQGMNVSMQDAFNLGWKLAAVLRKQCAPSLLHSYSAERQAVAKELIDFDREWAGILASAAKAGGADAAKTQDYFVRHGRYTAGTATHYTPSILTGAASHQHLAQGFVIGKRFHSAPVIRLGDAKPVHLGHAAQADGRFRVYAFSGPEDPAASGSAIRALCNFLTDARESPLRRYTPSGADIDSLIDLRAVFQQDHRALAIEAMPALLLPRKGRYGLLDYEKMFCPDLKGGQDVFPLRGIDRKAGCMVVVRPDQYVAQVLPLDDFAALAAYFDGFMLQVN; encoded by the coding sequence ATGCAATTCCATCTCAATGGATTCCAGCCGGGCGATCCCGAGATCGCCGATCCGGCCGATCGCGTTCAGGCCGCAGGCGCTGTCGGCGCCGTGCCCGGCGAGGTCGATGTCCTCATCGTCGGTTGCGGACCCGCCGGTTTGACGCTCGCCGCCCAGCTCGCGCAATTCGCCGACATCAAGACCTGCATCGTCGAGCAGAAGCCCGGCCGGCTCACGGTCGGCCAGGCTGACGGCATCGCTTGCCGCACCATGGAGATGTTTCACGCCTTCGGCTTCAGCGAGCGCGTGCTGAAGGAGGCCTATTGGGTCAACGAGACGACGTTTTGGAAGCCTGACGAGCGCATGCCGGAGAGGATCGTTCGCAGCGGCCGCGTACAGGACGTCGAGGACGGGCTGTCGGAATTCCCCCACGTCATCCTCAACCAGGCCCGGATCCATGACGGCTTTCTCGATGTCATGCGGAAATCGCCGGCCAAGCTCGAGCCCTATTATGGACGGCGCCTGCTCGACCTCCAGATCGATACGGCCGCGGATCCCGCCGATCCTGCCGTGACGGTGCGCCTGCAGGGTGTCGATGGCGCTGATGAGAGCAAGGTCGAGACCATCAAGGCGCGCTATGTCGTCGGCTGCGACGGCGCGCGCAGCACGGTGCGCAAATCGATCGGCCGCGAGCTGCATGGCGATTCCGCCAACCACGCCTGGGGCGTGATGGACGTGCTGGCGGTGACCGATTTTCCGGACATTCGTTTCAAGAGCCTGATCCAGTCGGCGAAGGACGGCAGCCTGCTGATCATCCCGCGCGAAGGCGGCTACATGGTTCGCATCTATGTCGAACTGGCAAAGCTCGATGTCGGCGAGCGCGTCGCCAACCGCAACATCACGGCTGAAGACGTGATCGCGAAAGCGCAGCGAATCCTGAAGCCGCATACGCTCGAGGTGAAGGAGATCGCTTGGTGGTCGGTCTACGAGATCGGCCAGCGCCTGACCGACAAGTTCGACGACGTGCCGGAAGCCGAGATCACGATGCGGCTCCCGCGCATCTTCATCGCCGGCGATGCCTGTCACACCCATAGCCCGAAGGCTGGGCAGGGCATGAATGTCTCGATGCAGGATGCCTTCAATCTCGGCTGGAAGCTCGCCGCTGTGCTGCGCAAGCAGTGCGCGCCAAGCCTGCTGCATTCCTATTCGGCCGAACGGCAGGCGGTCGCCAAGGAGCTGATCGATTTCGATCGCGAGTGGGCGGGGATCCTGGCCTCCGCGGCCAAGGCCGGCGGCGCTGACGCCGCCAAGACGCAGGACTATTTTGTCAGGCACGGTCGCTACACCGCAGGGACAGCGACGCATTACACGCCGTCAATCCTGACCGGCGCAGCCTCGCACCAGCATCTCGCGCAAGGATTCGTCATTGGCAAGCGTTTCCATTCCGCGCCGGTGATACGGCTTGGAGACGCCAAGCCGGTGCATCTTGGCCACGCGGCGCAAGCTGACGGACGCTTTCGGGTCTATGCGTTCTCAGGCCCGGAAGATCCGGCCGCGTCCGGCTCCGCCATTCGGGCGCTATGCAATTTCCTGACTGACGCCCGGGAATCCCCGCTTCGGCGCTACACGCCCTCCGGCGCCGATATCGATTCCTTGATCGATCTACGTGCGGTGTTTCAGCAGGACCATCGCGCGCTCGCGATCGAGGCGATGCCTGCGCTGCTGTTGCCGCGCAAGGGGCGTTACGGTCTGCTCGATTACGAAAAGATGTTCTGTCCGGACCTCAAGGGCGGCCAGGACGTTTTCCCGCTGCGCGGCATCGATCGGAAGGCCGGCTGCATGGTTGTGGTGCGGCCGGATCAGTACGTCGCGCAGGTGCTGCCGCTCGACGATTTTGCCGCGCTCGCGGCATATTTCGACGGCTTCATGCTGCAAGTGAACTAA
- a CDS encoding MarR family winged helix-turn-helix transcriptional regulator produces MKENNDMPGHLARRFQQIAVAVFLAEVGDAGFDLTPVQYAALATIKTNPGLDQATLAGLIAYDRTTITGVIDRLVQKGLIERRASPRDRRARELEITNDGRHTLRRITPAVESAQRVMLRGLTAKEGEELMRLLRKAIAAGNELSRAPLRQSQA; encoded by the coding sequence GTGAAAGAGAACAACGACATGCCCGGCCATCTGGCGCGGCGGTTCCAGCAGATTGCGGTTGCGGTGTTTCTGGCCGAAGTCGGCGACGCCGGCTTCGATCTCACCCCCGTGCAATACGCAGCGCTTGCGACCATCAAGACCAATCCGGGCCTGGATCAGGCGACGCTCGCAGGTCTGATCGCCTACGACCGCACCACCATCACCGGCGTGATCGATCGTCTGGTCCAGAAAGGCCTGATCGAACGCCGCGCCAGTCCCCGCGACCGCCGCGCCCGTGAGCTCGAGATCACCAACGATGGCCGCCATACGCTGCGCAGGATCACGCCGGCGGTCGAGTCCGCCCAGCGCGTGATGCTGCGGGGCCTCACTGCCAAGGAGGGCGAGGAATTGATGCGGCTGCTTCGCAAGGCCATCGCGGCCGGCAATGAGCTCAGCCGCGCCCCGCTACGCCAGTCGCAGGCCTAG
- a CDS encoding L,D-transpeptidase, translated as MQATLSPSTDASMTPRDRQLLTHTPYAQASIPEQYLRHIVDYPRKELPGTILVDTDARYLYYVLPDGKAIRYGVAVGEEAMAFSGVARVGRLAEWPDWVPTAEIQARLGPYPARVAGGPANPLGARGIYLYVGNKDTLYRIHGTNQPEYIGQAISSGCIRMRNEDVIDLFDRVKLNATVVVLPPGQSAQIETGPSWRG; from the coding sequence ATGCAGGCGACCTTGTCGCCGTCGACCGACGCGAGCATGACGCCGCGCGACCGGCAGTTGCTGACGCACACGCCTTACGCCCAGGCCAGCATACCCGAGCAATATCTCCGCCACATTGTCGATTATCCGCGCAAGGAGCTGCCGGGCACCATCCTGGTCGATACGGATGCGCGCTACCTCTACTACGTGCTGCCCGATGGGAAGGCGATCCGCTATGGCGTCGCGGTCGGCGAGGAGGCGATGGCCTTCTCGGGCGTTGCGCGCGTCGGCCGCCTCGCGGAATGGCCGGACTGGGTGCCGACGGCAGAAATCCAGGCGCGGCTCGGGCCGTATCCGGCGCGCGTGGCCGGTGGTCCGGCCAATCCGCTGGGCGCGCGGGGCATCTATCTCTATGTCGGCAACAAGGACACGCTCTACCGCATCCACGGCACCAACCAGCCGGAATATATCGGGCAGGCGATCTCATCGGGCTGCATCCGGATGCGCAACGAGGATGTGATCGATCTGTTCGACCGGGTGAAGCTCAACGCGACCGTGGTGGTGCTGCCGCCCGGGCAAAGCGCGCAGATCGAGACGGGGCCGAGCTGGCGCGGGTGA
- a CDS encoding SDR family NAD(P)-dependent oxidoreductase, with amino-acid sequence MSLFSTPFDPERDRALVTGAGNGIGRAIALGLVGEGVRTLFADVSAERVKAAIGASKRPDLALPWIGDLARLEACDELLAAADAALGEVTHFVHSASPPRREADHALAVDRRTWQEMHAVNLDAGFHLAREIAKRLIAAKRSGSFLFLTSLHAGTARNLPHYSTAKAGMAMLVKELAKTFGRHDIRVNALVPGAIAAGGFVADPSLARHIPLGRLGEASDLVPVALTVLSNKLSGYVTGAAFVVDGGLSLTNWFDPPALDE; translated from the coding sequence ATGAGCCTGTTCAGCACGCCGTTCGATCCCGAACGCGACAGGGCGCTCGTCACCGGTGCCGGCAACGGCATCGGCCGCGCCATCGCGCTGGGCCTGGTCGGCGAGGGTGTACGCACGTTGTTTGCCGATGTGAGCGCGGAGCGGGTGAAGGCCGCCATCGGCGCGAGCAAGCGGCCTGATCTGGCGCTGCCCTGGATCGGCGATCTCGCCAGGCTGGAGGCGTGCGACGAATTGCTTGCGGCCGCCGACGCAGCGCTCGGCGAGGTCACGCATTTCGTGCACAGCGCCTCTCCGCCACGGCGCGAAGCCGATCACGCGCTCGCGGTCGACCGCCGGACCTGGCAGGAGATGCACGCCGTCAATCTCGATGCCGGCTTTCATCTGGCGCGCGAGATCGCAAAACGGTTGATCGCGGCGAAGCGATCGGGCTCGTTCCTGTTTCTCACGTCACTGCATGCCGGCACGGCGCGCAACCTGCCGCATTATTCGACCGCGAAGGCGGGAATGGCGATGCTGGTGAAGGAGCTCGCGAAGACGTTTGGCCGTCACGACATCCGCGTCAACGCGCTGGTGCCCGGTGCGATCGCGGCCGGCGGATTTGTCGCCGACCCCTCGCTGGCGCGGCACATTCCGCTCGGCCGGCTCGGCGAGGCCAGCGACCTCGTGCCTGTCGCACTCACCGTGCTGTCGAACAAGCTTTCCGGCTACGTCACCGGCGCAGCCTTCGTCGTCGACGGCGGATTGTCGCTGACGAACTGGTTCGATCCGCCTGCTCTCGACGAGTAG
- the minE gene encoding cell division topological specificity factor MinE codes for MSMGLLRLLRGNKASAPVARERLQILLAHERGMRGQPDLLGVLREEILAVVSKHVMLDPTKVIVRLERGDEVSTLEVDIEVPNDFERKKVAVA; via the coding sequence ATGAGCATGGGTCTGCTCCGGCTTCTCCGCGGCAACAAGGCGTCTGCACCCGTCGCACGTGAACGGTTGCAGATCCTGCTGGCCCATGAACGCGGAATGCGTGGCCAACCCGATCTGCTCGGTGTGCTGCGTGAGGAAATTTTGGCTGTCGTCTCCAAGCATGTGATGCTGGATCCGACCAAGGTCATCGTGCGGCTCGAGCGCGGCGACGAGGTCTCGACCCTCGAGGTCGATATCGAGGTGCCCAACGATTTCGAGCGCAAGAAAGTGGCGGTCGCGTAG
- the minD gene encoding septum site-determining protein MinD, translating into MAKVLVVTSGKGGVGKTTTTAALGAALAQRGDKVVVVDFDVGLRNLDLVMGAERRVVFDLINVVQGVAKLPQALIKDKRLENLWLLPASQTRDKDALTEEGVGTVIADLRSRFDWVICDSPAGIERGASMAMRFADEAVIVTNPEVSSVRDSDRIIGMLDSKTVRAEKGERVEKHILITRYDASRAARGEMLTIDDILEILATPLLGIIPESQDVLKASNVGTPVTLSNAEGAPARAYIDAAKRLCGETVAMQVPTERKGFMDRLLRRRAA; encoded by the coding sequence ATGGCCAAGGTACTGGTCGTGACATCAGGCAAGGGGGGCGTCGGCAAGACCACGACGACCGCCGCATTGGGGGCTGCGCTGGCGCAGCGCGGCGACAAGGTCGTCGTCGTCGATTTCGACGTCGGCCTGCGCAATCTCGACCTCGTGATGGGCGCCGAACGCCGCGTGGTGTTCGACCTCATCAACGTGGTGCAGGGCGTGGCAAAGCTGCCGCAGGCCCTGATCAAGGACAAGCGGCTGGAGAATCTCTGGCTGCTGCCGGCCTCGCAAACCCGCGACAAGGACGCGCTGACGGAAGAGGGCGTCGGCACGGTGATTGCCGACTTGCGCAGCCGCTTCGACTGGGTGATCTGCGACAGCCCGGCCGGGATCGAGCGCGGCGCCTCCATGGCAATGCGCTTTGCCGACGAGGCCGTGATCGTCACCAACCCCGAAGTCTCCTCGGTGCGCGATTCCGATCGCATCATCGGCATGCTCGATTCCAAGACCGTGCGGGCAGAGAAGGGCGAGCGCGTCGAGAAGCACATTCTCATCACCCGCTACGACGCCTCGCGGGCCGCGCGCGGCGAGATGCTGACCATCGACGACATCCTCGAAATCCTTGCAACGCCCTTGCTCGGCATCATCCCGGAGAGCCAGGACGTGCTGAAGGCCTCCAACGTCGGCACGCCGGTGACGCTCTCGAACGCCGAAGGCGCACCGGCGCGAGCCTATATCGATGCGGCGAAGCGGCTGTGCGGCGAGACCGTCGCCATGCAGGTGCCGACCGAGCGCAAGGGTTTCATGGATCGACTGCTGCGACGGAGGGCTGCATGA
- the minC gene encoding septum site-determining protein MinC, translated as MEAAAKVQRQMVRLRGRSYVAFVFVPTVPIQDWLQEIDATIARSPGFFAGRPVVIDLSSVDLSQAGIGHLLTSLQDRNIRVLGIEGVEEGRLTPMMPPLLSGGRSCVIEPTAPRKPEAKAEAKPTSLLLENPVRSGQTVIFPEGDVTILGSVGSGAEVVAGGSIHIYGALRGRAMAGVNGHTSARIYCQKIEAELLAIDGFYQTADDIDAALRGRPAQAWLQGNTMRITALN; from the coding sequence ATGGAGGCTGCAGCAAAAGTCCAACGCCAGATGGTGCGCCTACGCGGGCGCTCCTATGTGGCCTTCGTGTTCGTGCCGACGGTTCCGATCCAGGACTGGCTCCAGGAGATCGACGCCACCATCGCCCGCTCGCCCGGCTTCTTTGCCGGTCGGCCCGTGGTGATCGACCTGTCTTCGGTCGATCTCAGCCAGGCCGGCATCGGCCATCTGCTCACCAGCCTGCAGGACCGCAATATCCGGGTGCTCGGCATCGAGGGCGTGGAGGAGGGCCGGTTGACGCCGATGATGCCGCCGCTGCTCTCGGGCGGCCGCAGCTGCGTGATCGAGCCGACCGCTCCGAGAAAACCGGAGGCCAAGGCCGAGGCCAAGCCGACCTCGCTGCTTCTCGAAAATCCCGTGCGCTCCGGCCAGACCGTAATTTTCCCCGAAGGCGACGTCACCATTCTGGGGTCGGTCGGCTCCGGAGCCGAGGTCGTCGCCGGCGGCTCCATCCACATCTACGGCGCGCTGCGCGGCCGCGCCATGGCTGGTGTGAACGGTCACACCAGCGCGCGCATCTATTGCCAGAAGATCGAGGCCGAACTGCTTGCAATCGATGGGTTTTATCAGACCGCCGACGACATCGACGCCGCTCTTCGCGGCCGGCCGGCCCAGGCCTGGCTGCAGGGCAACACCATGCGAATTACCGCGCTGAACTGA
- a CDS encoding TRAP transporter substrate-binding protein: MKRRTFLRGGAVAGATTLVAAPAIAQSAPEIKWRLTSSFPKSLDTIYGTAQTFAKYVAEATDNKFQIQTFAAGEIVPGLQALDAVSVATVEMAQTPLYFYIGKEPALAYATGAPFGMNHRHQESWWYFGGGADLANEALKPFKAHAILCGNSGTQMGGWFRKEIKTVDDLKGLKFRIAGMGGHVLARLGVVPQQIAGGDIYPALEKGTIDAVEFVGPYDDEKLGFQKVAKYYYFPGWWEGGAMLHMVVNDEKWTSLPKQYQAVVNQAAAAAGAWMLEKYDSVNPAALKRLIAGGAELKAFPQAVMEACYSATQEHLSELAAKSDLFKRTKDSHDAYRKELLFYTQIAENFYDNYLLSKMRKG, encoded by the coding sequence ATGAAACGCCGTACATTCCTCAGGGGTGGCGCGGTCGCCGGCGCGACGACGCTGGTGGCTGCTCCTGCGATCGCGCAGAGCGCGCCCGAGATCAAATGGCGCCTGACCTCGAGCTTCCCGAAGTCGCTCGATACCATCTACGGCACCGCGCAGACCTTTGCGAAATATGTTGCCGAGGCCACCGACAACAAATTCCAGATCCAGACCTTTGCGGCCGGCGAGATCGTCCCCGGTCTGCAGGCGCTCGATGCCGTCAGCGTCGCCACCGTCGAAATGGCGCAGACGCCGCTCTATTTCTACATCGGCAAGGAGCCGGCGCTGGCCTACGCCACCGGCGCACCATTCGGCATGAACCATCGTCACCAGGAATCCTGGTGGTACTTTGGTGGTGGTGCCGACCTCGCCAACGAGGCACTGAAACCGTTCAAGGCGCACGCCATCCTCTGCGGCAACTCCGGCACCCAGATGGGTGGCTGGTTTCGCAAGGAGATCAAGACCGTCGACGATCTCAAGGGCCTCAAATTCCGCATCGCCGGCATGGGCGGCCATGTGCTGGCACGGCTCGGCGTCGTCCCGCAGCAGATCGCGGGCGGCGACATCTACCCGGCGCTGGAGAAGGGCACGATCGACGCAGTCGAGTTCGTCGGCCCCTATGACGACGAGAAGCTCGGCTTCCAGAAAGTCGCAAAATACTACTACTTCCCCGGCTGGTGGGAAGGCGGCGCGATGCTGCACATGGTCGTCAATGACGAGAAGTGGACGAGCTTGCCGAAGCAATACCAGGCGGTCGTCAACCAGGCTGCGGCCGCTGCGGGCGCCTGGATGCTGGAGAAGTACGACAGCGTGAATCCGGCAGCCTTGAAGCGGTTGATCGCCGGCGGCGCGGAGCTGAAGGCATTCCCGCAAGCCGTGATGGAGGCGTGCTACAGCGCGACCCAGGAGCATCTGAGCGAGCTCGCCGCCAAGAGCGATCTGTTCAAGCGCACCAAGGACAGCCACGACGCGTATCGAAAGGAGCTGCTTTTCTACACGCAGATCGCGGAGAATTTTTACGACAACTATCTTCTCAGCAAGATGCGCAAGGGCTGA
- a CDS encoding MarR family winged helix-turn-helix transcriptional regulator, producing the protein MGATKPSRSAPRAAPGAKPVRAKPLALGDLSQLLGYSIRRAQLWIFREFSRQLAAFEISPAQFSVLCVIDANPGVNQLAVAQLLSIERAGLGRLVDHLEGRGLVRRTASAINRRYYVLYLTEAGVALLSRLRPAAAASDKALAAKIGPRAYRELRQALSSFVEDA; encoded by the coding sequence GTGGGTGCGACAAAGCCGTCGCGATCGGCGCCGCGCGCCGCGCCTGGTGCAAAGCCGGTTCGAGCGAAGCCGCTTGCGCTGGGAGATCTGTCGCAGTTGCTCGGTTACTCCATCCGCCGGGCGCAGCTCTGGATCTTCAGGGAGTTCAGCCGGCAGCTTGCGGCTTTCGAGATCAGTCCGGCCCAATTTTCCGTGCTGTGCGTGATCGACGCCAATCCCGGCGTCAATCAGCTCGCGGTCGCGCAATTGCTGTCGATCGAGCGGGCCGGGCTCGGCCGGCTGGTGGACCATCTCGAAGGCCGTGGCCTGGTGCGGCGCACGGCATCGGCGATCAACCGCCGCTACTACGTGCTTTACCTGACGGAGGCCGGCGTAGCGCTGCTGAGCCGGCTGAGGCCGGCGGCCGCTGCAAGCGACAAGGCGCTCGCGGCCAAGATCGGTCCGCGAGCCTACAGGGAATTGCGGCAGGCGCTGTCGAGCTTTGTCGAGGACGCCTGA